The following proteins come from a genomic window of Pseudochaenichthys georgianus chromosome 17, fPseGeo1.2, whole genome shotgun sequence:
- the LOC117462681 gene encoding tripartite motif-containing protein 16-like — MGGIMSQKGAQLDQDAICCSICLDVLKDPATTSCGHSFCMNCIQTHWDKEDEKEVFSCPQCRQSFTPRPVLLKSTMLADLVEKQKKTGLEEAPADHGYAGAEDVACDVCTGRKLRACKSCLQCLISYCEKHLQPHYESPAFGKHKLVEPSKKLQENICSRHDEVMKMFCRTDQQCICYLCSVDEHKGHDTVSAAAERTERQRELEGSRLNIQQKIQVREKDVKLLQQEVEAVNGSADKAVEDSEKMFTELNRLMEKRSSDVKRQLRSQQEREVNRVRELQEKLEQEISELKKKDAALELLSHTEDHNQFIQSYPSSTHSSSINILPLSYLEDVKAALSKFRDKLLDVLRDKWTNVYLTVGDVDMLLSQPQPKTRAGFLKYSRQITLDPNTASARMYLSERKRKVTSRLGESYPSHTERFIKYHQVLSEESLPGRCYWEVEKGVGGVEVAVAYKDNDTVKEKFGDSDKSWALGFYNGRYDLKHNNITKPVSGPKSSKVGVYLDHSAGILSFWSVSEETMTLLHRVQTTFTQPLYAGLHLSGPIGNTAEMW, encoded by the coding sequence ATGGGAGGTATAATGTCGCAAAAAGGAGCTCAGCTGGACCAGGACGCAATTTGCTGTTCGATATGTCTGGATGTACTTAAGGATCCTGCGACTACTTCCTGTGGACACAGTTTCTGCATGAATTGTATTCAAACCCACTGGGACAAAGAGGATGAGAAGGAAGTCTTCAGCTGCCCTCAGTGTAGGCAGAGCTTCACACCGAGGCCTGTCCTGCTGAAAAGCACCATGTTAGCAGATTTAGTGGAGAAACAGAAGAAGACTGGACTTGAAGAAGCTCCTGCTGATCACGGCTATGCTGGAGCTGAAGACGTGGCCTGTGATGTCTGCACTGGGAGGAAACTGAGAGCCTGTAAGTCCTGCCTGCAGTGTTTGATCTCTTATTGTGAGAAACACCTCCAGCCTCACTATGAGTCTCCTGCCTTTGGAAAACACAAGCTGGTGGAGCCCTCCAAGAAGCTCCAGGAGAACATCTGCTCTCGTCACGACGAGGTCATGAAGATGTTCTGCCGCACTGATCAGCAGTGTATCTGTTATCTCTGCTCTGTGGACGAACACAAAGGCCACGACACGGTGTCAgctgcagcagagaggactgagaggcagagagagctgGAGGGGAGTCGACTAAACATCCAGCAGAAAATCCAGGTCAGAGAGAAGGATGTGAAGCTGCTTCAGCAGGAGGTGGAGGCCGTCAATGGCTCTGCTGACAAAGCAGTGGAGGACAGTGAGAAGATGTTCACTGAGCTGAACCGTCTCATGGAGAAGAGAAGCTCTGATGTGAAGCGGCAGCTCAGATCCCAGCAGGAGAGAGAAGTGAATCGAGTCAGAGAGCTCCAGGAGAAGCTGGAGCAGGAGATCTCTGAGCTGAAAAAGAAAGACGCCGCACTGGAGTTGCTGTCTCACACAGAGGACCACAACCAGTTTATTCAAAGCTACCCCTCATCTACACACTCATCCAGCATCAACATCCTTCCTCTGAGCTACCTTGAAGATGTGAAAGCTGCTTTGTCAAAATTCAGAGATAAACTACTGGACGTCCTGAGAGATAAATGGACAAACGTCTATCTGACAGTGGGTGATGTGGACATGTTGCTGTCACAACCACAGCCCAAGACCAGAGCTGGATTCTTGAAATACTCACGTCAAATCACACTGGATCCAAACACAGCAAGCGCACGTATGTACTTATCTGAGAGGAAGCGAAAAGTAACTTCAAGGCTAGGAGAAAGTTATCCTAGTCACACCGAAAGGTTCATTAAGTATCATCAGGTCCTGAGTGAAGAGAGTCTGCCTGGACGCTGTTACTGGGAGGTGGAGAAAGGTGTGGGAGGAGTTGAAGTGGCTGTAGCATACAAAGACAATGACACTGTAAAAGAAAAATTTGGAGATAGTGACAAGTCTTGGGCATTAGGTTTTTACAATGGTCGTTATGATTTAAAACATAACAATATCACAAAACCTGTCTCAGGTCCTAAGTCCTCCAAAGTCGGGGTTTACCTGGATCACAGTGCAGGTATTCTGTCTTTCTGGAGCGTCTCAGAGGAAACCATGACCCTCCTGCACAGAGTACAGACCACCTTCACTCAGCCTCTTTATGCAGGACTTCATCTTAGTGGTCCCATTGGAAACACTGCTGAGATGTGGTGA